A window of the Gammaproteobacteria bacterium genome harbors these coding sequences:
- a CDS encoding transposase, with translation MPRPLRIEYENAYYHVMNRGTGRRAIFHGDEYYGVFLQILGEVHRRFGVQIHSYCLMRNHYHLLVKTPEGNLGRAMRHINGVYTQRHNRLRKTDGPLFRGRYKAILVEEDSYQLQVSRYIHCNPLKAKSVESLDRYQWSSYPAYLGDKPAPTWLYRDEVYGQLGVKRKLKEKYRAFVEQGVDEELTAFYGKGNQRPYLGSDEFRAWVYQQRITADEEVNQKILQQFRPDFDQVIKHILDEFSVDMSDIMGRQRGRREENIPRWVVMYLGQELCGLRLRQIADSLGLKRTGSIPTTIGKLRRRMEKDKSLVYQVEKIKSQYCI, from the coding sequence GAGATGAATATTACGGGGTTTTTTTGCAAATATTAGGCGAGGTTCATCGACGATTTGGTGTGCAGATTCACAGCTACTGCCTGATGCGCAACCATTATCATCTTTTAGTGAAAACGCCCGAAGGTAATTTGGGTAGGGCAATGCGCCACATTAATGGTGTTTATACACAACGCCACAACCGTTTGCGTAAAACAGATGGCCCGCTTTTTCGTGGTCGATACAAAGCGATTTTAGTTGAGGAAGATAGCTATCAGCTTCAGGTTTCTCGCTATATTCACTGCAACCCACTTAAAGCAAAATCCGTAGAGTCATTAGATCGCTATCAATGGAGCAGTTATCCCGCTTACCTAGGTGACAAGCCAGCCCCAACGTGGCTTTATCGAGATGAAGTTTATGGTCAGCTGGGTGTTAAGCGTAAGCTAAAAGAGAAATACCGTGCTTTTGTTGAGCAAGGTGTTGACGAAGAGCTTACCGCCTTCTACGGCAAAGGAAATCAACGGCCTTACCTCGGCAGTGATGAATTTAGGGCTTGGGTCTATCAGCAGCGCATAACGGCTGATGAAGAGGTTAATCAAAAGATATTGCAGCAATTTAGGCCCGACTTTGACCAAGTTATCAAGCATATACTCGATGAGTTCTCGGTAGATATGAGCGACATTATGGGTCGTCAGCGAGGGCGACGAGAGGAAAATATTCCCCGGTGGGTGGTGATGTACCTTGGGCAGGAGTTGTGTGGTTTGAGATTGCGCCAGATAGCTGATAGCTTGGGATTGAAGCGCACAGGGAGTATTCCAACGACCATTGGTAAGCTGAGAAGGCGAATGGAAAAAGATAAAAGCTTGGTTTATCAGGTCGAAAAAATAAAGAGTCAATATTGTATTTGA